In the genome of Trypanosoma brucei gambiense DAL972 chromosome 11, complete sequence, the window TTTTCCCCCACGCGGCGCCCGATGCGGAGCTACACATTGTCTTCAAAGCAGAGGATGAACACAGTGTGGAACCCGCTGTTGTCGTCGCAGTGCAACTCGCTGCATCCGACGCAGCAAACACATCTGCGACGCGGGCACTTAACCACATTATGATCGACGGCCCGTTGCCGCCGCGGCAGGCTTCCACCACATGCACCCTTGAAAGAAATTTGACTGTTGCCGAGATGTTGCCGCAGCGTCAGAGTTACGTAACATACAGTGGCTCCCTAACAACTCCACCATGCACGGAAGGGGTTCGCTTTGTAATAATGACAACCCCGCAGCTCATATCGAAGGCGGCTTTCAACAAGTTGTCGCAGGTACTCCGCCAGACGTGGCCAGAGAATCGGCTGGGGAACCGGCGGCCGACTCAACCTCTGAACGGGCGGGAAGTTTGTCGGTACGTGGATGGCAGGCATCCGAAGACAAGCAATGGGCAAGGTGTATGGGGAGACTACCTTGACACCATTCCTGCCACTGGTGATTCAGTGAGTGAAGGTGGTAATCCATCTGGAAGTGAGGAGGGGGTAAAAGGCAACCTGAGTGGAGCTGATGTTGGTGCAAATCAaacggaagaagagaaagatggAAAGCAGCTGTGGCCTTACGTGCTTAAACCCCATGAAGCCATCCTTTTCACGGCTGCTGCAGTTATTCTCGTTGTTGCGGCACTCATTTTGTACTGGTGGTCAAACAATGCAAACGAAAAAGTTGATGCCAACGAGGCGGAATGGTTGGGCACCGCAGCTGAGGTGTACGGGACATCCTCCCTCTAAATTGTTCCTCTGTGCGTTTGCTTTTGTGCCGAATGTGACGACTGAGTGAGTCAGGAAgttatgtgtgtatgtgcagaGGGCGTTATAACTCTCTTCACACCAATGTCGGGTGGAGTGGGTTGTGTGATATCttgcttctcttctttgttgtctTTCTCCTTAATTGTGCGGAGAGGCGCGCGAAGAAATCGTTCCCCTGACATCTGTCTCCCTACATCCTACACCATAAATACTGTCAAACGTGTATGGTGCCCAAACGCACTAACATTGTATTTAACGTTCCATGTTCAGAAGGGCGTATCACACGAACCTTGGGAATGCCCACTTGTATCATCCTCTTCAGTCCCATGTTCAGAAGGGCGTATCACACGAACCTTGGGAATGCCCACTTGTatcatcctcttcaccaACCTAAGTTTCACCGCAAGGATACAAATTTAAGGGTCCAGAGAAAACAGGGTCACAGGGCCCATATGACGTCACCTCACCTCCTTACGTTCAGCCAAGAAGCTGTGTGCGTTGCCGAGGAGTTTGGTGTGGCTTTCTATGCTCCGAAGAACTTGAAGAAATTTCAGGTTGAACGCTTCAACGGGGTGAGGATTGCAGGGATATACGCTACAAAGGCCTCTGACGGTGGGTCTCACCTCCATGTAGTGGATGTTGAGGCCAACTGGTTCCTTGTCTCCCTTTCTCGCGTTGAGGTAGTCTCCTCATCATCCATTGAACTTTCTGAAGAAAATTCTGTCAAGCAAAGTGAGTCCTCGCGCCACTCCGAGGAATGCGCGCGTAGACTACCGAACACTGAAGGGATTTTGGAGGCTCACTTTCATGAGGCCGGTGGCGTACTTCACTGCGTGGTTCTCACACGATGGGGTGCATATGAAACGGTGCTAACTAATACAAGCAGAATAGTGGCGAGGAACATTATATCTTTTCCGTTTGAGATGCGGAATTGTTTTATGTCCGTAGGGAGAACAAGTggtcttgttgttgtttgccaGCGGAGTGAGAAGTGGCTGCGATACTCCCTTTTCGAGCAGCGTGATAACGAGCGTATGAGGATGTTTGATTCTCCAGTTAATGTTCAAAGCTTTGCTGTGAACCCCATTTCCAATTCAGTGGTTTTGGGCGGTACACGGGGTGAGATGGTACTTTACCCTTCTATTACTGAGAAGAATTATTTTTCAGATCATTGGCATCATACGCCGTTAACGGCGCTCAGTTTTTCCATAGACGGGAAAGCATTTTACTCAGGGGCCCGTGAAGGGATGATATTGGTGTGGAATACCTCGTCATATACCTACAAGAAGGTAAGCTGTGGTTTGGGTTGTATCAACAGCATCGCAGTGCCAACGGGAAATGGTTCAAGAGTATTACTGAGTTGCGCCGAATCCACCATTGCCGTGCTTGACCTCTTGCAAATGCAGGTAGAGAAGTTCGTTGAGGGCGTACAGTGGTCTACCGATGAGTCGTGTAGCGGTCTCGTGGTGAGTCAGTGGATGGGCCAGCCGGCAGTGATTCTTACGGGGTTGCCTAACGTGGTGCGTGTTTGTGATCCCTTCACTCAGCAGGCGATCTACTCTCTTCACATATCTTCCCAGATGGAGACTATACCGAGCCCCCCGCGTCATGGCATTCAATACGTGGGGTTGCTAAACAACAACCGCACAATAGTAACCTATGAGGAATTTAGTGGTGTTTCGTTGCCGTCGTTATTGCGCTTCTGGGCATACAGTTCTGATTCTAAGCGGCATGAAGAATCGATGACGATTTGTTCACCCCATCGCAGTCAAGTACTGGCACTGACGACGGATGACACCCAGCAGCGAGTCTTTACCCTCAGTGGCGAGGCGATGAAATGCTGGGTGGAATGCAAAGAAGATCTTAACGATGCGCACGCAATCGGGAAGAAGACTTGGGGCAACCAATCGAGCTGCGTAACTCCGTCGCGCCTTGTGCAGGATTTAATTATTTCCCACGACGGCTCCTTATGTTTCATCTCCGATGATAATGTTCACGTCTATAACGTCAAAGCCTTACATCCGGGACAACCATGGCAGCGGGTTATCACCTTAACGCaacatttttcactttctccgCTGAAGAATCTGACGCTACTGCACGAGTGCCGTGCACTTGTGGCCACTGACGCCGAACGCGTGTACTTTTGGTCGTTAGCCAAGCCTCGCCGGCAGGCAACGATATGGAAGGACAAAGGAGTCGGAGGGAAGGCGGCTGGCATCACAGCCATGTGCGGGTTTTCAGCGAATTCTGTTCTTGTGGCAACAGAAAGTTGCAACCTCTGGGAGCTGGGCGCTGCAGACGTGAACGAAATGGGAAAGGTTGTTGGTCAAGCAAATAGCGCCACGGAGCACCGTATTACATTCATGAAACCACTGTCCCTTCTTAAGCAGCCGGACCGAATTGCAGTCGTGGACAGCGTTTCTGGTTTTCGAGTCATGCACGTCTCactggaagggaagggaggagtTAATGTGCAGCAATTTGAGCGTACCACTGCGAGAGACGAATCTAATGAGACACTCTCGTCGCTAAAACAGTACTTTCAGGAGGCCCCTGTGAGAAGCAACAACTTTGACGGAGCGGACGAAAATGCCTCCACCATCCTGGACCGCGCATCTCAAGTGGCAGAGGCGCAGAAATGGCTGGTGGGGGTCCTGGCGGACTCCGCCTACACCGCCCCACCTATGAGTGCCTTGCTTTCTTCATATTTGCAGAGACGTGCGGGTGTAGCAACGTTTTGATTGCCATTATCTGGTCTACAGTGCTAAGTATCTCAGTTGTAATGGTTGTTGTTCTGTGCATTGGGGAGCAAGTGACGGCGGGAAACCACCGGGAAGGGCAATCAATTGTTGACGTCCAAATGTGCGAGTTGTTAACCATACACGAGGGTTGCGATGTATGTGGTGTGGTAAACTAATCATTTAAGAGCCGTAAGTATCACTGTGCAGAACATGCTGTGGATGCgtaggggaaaagaaaggaggaggagggaaagagtgTGTGGCCTAGGTGGCGCTTTTTCTCattctttttgtcctttaAAATCACAGTGTCTCGTTATAAACGTTTAACCTCCCCCATTATTTTGCCCAAGAAGACACGAGCAGCGGGCGTCCTTAAATGTTAACTCATTGCATGAATTCTTTCACTCTATCGTTACCGGCCCCTTGAAAATGTGCTGTGTATTTTCTCTGTTGGGCTTATAATAGGAAAGTGACCGTCCAGAGGATATCCAATGCATGGATTAATTCGTTGTTAGGTGCTATTAAAGTGTATGACCCTTCCGTGGTGGCCCATGGCGACACGTTACTCCTACGACTCGCCGCCTGTCCGGACAGTGGTTCGTAACATTTACACCTATCAATCatgttttctctcctcttgcTCCTTGTAGGGGCTAGGGTGTACGGCATGCTCGCCTCCAAAAAGTATTTGAGTGATCTCACACACACCATGTTGTTGCATTGTGTGATGTCAGCATGTAAAGGCATGGCTGCAAATGTATGCGTATACGTGAGGAATGTAGGAACGGTATATACCGCTACCGTGTTATGACAACTTGAGACGGAGTGGGCCAAAATAGGTGTGATAAGGCGGGATGGAAGGAAATGACCTCAGGGGGCTATATTGTGTGATGCCATCTCTATGGAGGCTTAACGTAACCGCGTGTGACTCAAATACCCTTTAGGTTacaggtttttttttttttgcatccgTGAGgaattcaaaaaataaagacgAACGTAACTCTtcgcctttctttctttcgttaGTGGTAGGTTACTTGACACTTAGATCCCTACACATACTTCCTTTTTAGGCTTCAATATAGTAAGCATTCTACAACAGTGTTGTTACATGGATGATGCTGGTGGCGAAGAGGTGGTGGGCACGCATGCAGACAAAGATGACTTAAACAGCTTGCTCATGTCAACGAAAACGGCGTCGGAGTATGGTGTTGAGGCTAGCGGGCGGTGGGTTTCACGCCCGAAGAAACGTGCCAGCAGGAAACCAATGGACGCTGGGGTGAGTACTTATGACGTTCAAAAGAAATCACGCGCAGAACATAGCACAAATGGCGTGTCACAGGCGGGTGTTGACGGCAACACTGGTGGGACAATTGATGGAACGAGCGAGCCTTTTCTATCATCTGATAGGGTCTTGGCCCCGTGCCCACGTGAGGTAATGGTTAATCGTGTCATGGAGTACGTAATGATGAGGGGGTTGGGTGGCCGTCACAACACCACGCAATGTGGCGAGGAAGGATTCGCTCCCTTTCGTGCGGCGCTGCTTGCCGAAACTGCTTCAATGAGACCAGTGGCGGAATACGAGGTCATTCACTCAGTACGCGGCATGTCTAGTGTTCCTTGCCACGAAAAGGCACCGGATGCTGTTGTGCAATACCGCAGGCGGTTGTACTGTTGCTCCTACGATAGGGACCTGGTAGGTGGCCACTCGTCAGGCAAACCGCCCCATACGCGGGAACACCTGCGCGCGCTTGTAGGCTCGGGGCTTAGAGGTAAAGGATCAGGTGAGGCCGTGCCTGTGCGCACCACTTCCCAAGCAATTTGTGAAGCAGGTAAACCAGATGTGAAAGCTGGCACAAATACGGTCCTGTTCGATGACACTAGATTGAAGCCGGCAAGTAGTTTCCTGCAAGACTCTTCCTCGGGTGACGACGAGAGTGTGTAGGTTAATAATTGGTGTTTTGATGCCTTCCCCAttgtgtatgttttgttTGAGTTTCAGGTGAAGTCCGACTGCACATAACGTCTCCCATACCCCTGTTTAATTATGCCACTGCATAGCAAGAGTGAACCCTGTTCTTTTGCCCAGTTTGCTCTGTGAACGCATGCATTTTTTGTCCGTGTTTTGTTGCAACAATCGCCCCACATGTCTTTGACACGCCCTCATTTGTGTAACCGCAGAGTTACGGCACTAGCTTTGCAGTGCGGTGACACACGCAtagatttattttgttatatCTTTTACATATATTTCCCCCCGTCGGAGTATACCTCGCATTTGATCAACACGATGGATGAAACACCGAATGCTGTAAAGCAGCTATATACGGATGTGGAGTACACCATAGGGTCCAACCCAGAAATGGAGAGGCAGGTGAAGCACGGCTGTGTGGTTATCGGACGGCTGCGTGTGTACTCAAGCTATAACTCGGGCCTTGCATTTGTGCGTAGTGGTGCTTTCCCAGCGGATGTTGTTGTGAAGGGATACGGAAGTATTAATCGTTTTTTGCATAATGATGTGGTTGCGGTGCAACTTCTTCCCATGGAGCAATGGGAAGACGTGGTTTCGGGTGAGTTGGAACCGGATGGCGACGATAAGGATGAGTTTCGCACGATGAGACCGGATTCAGAGAGACTCCCCGATGGGCGGCGCATCACACGGTGGATACGAGACACCACGATgaataacagaaaaaaccGAGAGATGTGGCTGGCGGAGATGATGTCCGCCCCAACCGAGCACAACTGGCATGGCAAGAAGCCGTCGGGAAGTGTGATAGCCGTCCTCGAGCGTAAGCACCCACTGCTTTTTGTGGCCCGCTTGGCCGACGACGCGCTCTCCTCTCAGGAGGTTATACAGGACAGACGCTTCTACCGTTTCAAAGTATTTGATCAATTACTTCCTCATATTGCCGTTTTTGGCCGTGATATTCCTTTTAGCCTGCGTGAGAGTATCAGGGAACGGTTTTACTTGTTACGTCTGGAAACGACAACTGGTGGGGACATAGTGTGGGCGGAATCTCGTTTTCCCACTGCAAGGATAATATCCACGTTTGGTAGTGTGCACTCGTTGCGTGCAAACACTTTCGCGATTTGCTCTGCGCACCACATTGTCACGGACGACTTCTCAGAAGAGGCGTGCAACTGTATACCCGACCGGCTAATAATTCCGAACTTAGAGGAAATGAAACGAACCGGTCGCCGTGATCTGCGCAGAGAAGAGTTCGTGTGTAGTATCGACCCTGCCACGGCCCGTGATCTGGATGACGCCCTTAGCATAACCTTATTGCCAGGAGGGTACCGTGTTGGGGTTCATATCGCCGATGTATCACATTTCGTTTCCCCGGGGTCGGCACTTGATGAGGAGGGTCGTGCGCGGGCGACGAGTGTGTACCTTGTGGAC includes:
- a CDS encoding carbonic anhydrase-like protein, translating into MNTIFRLFLLFVQLYGISDPTTGSSSYTTAGMGRAEIPEPEWSYSNLAAWPPLCHTGMHQSPISFKNLTPSELRCTKPPQPLEFSEGCTFKAESTSLKIDNGVNTIRVTFLPLGKTTGGRTNVCTLRDPSGATGAQKYQLTAMHFHAPPEHLFPHAAPDAELHIVFKAEDEHSVEPAVVVAVQLAASDAANTSATRALNHIMIDGPLPPRQASTTCTLERNLTVAEMLPQRQSYVTYSGSLTTPPCTEGVRFVIMTTPQLISKAAFNKLSQVLRQTWPENRLGNRRPTQPLNGREVCRYVDGRHPKTSNGQGVWGDYLDTIPATGDSVSEGGNPSGSEEGVKGNLSGADVGANQTEEEKDGKQLWPYVLKPHEAILFTAAAVILVVAALILYWWSNNANEKVDANEAEWLGTAAEVYGTSSL